GCGTCAATGCTTTTGGAGTGGCAGTGAGCGATGTCTCGGACGCCAAAAAGAAGGATTTGAATATCAAGGGTGGGGTTGAGGTCACCGGCTTGGGTGATGGGCCCTTGGCTAGGGCTGGTATTCGTCCTGGGGACGTCATTATTCGGATTGCAGATGCCGATATTACGGGCGTGAAGCAGTTTGAGTCCCTGGTGAAGGGTTTGGACGCCAACAAGGCCGTTCCGGTCTTTATCCGCCGCGCAGATAGCACCTTGGTCATCCCGGTCAGGCCGAAATAACCCTAATTTGGGCTTAAAAATGGGGTTAGGCGTCTTTTGGGCGCCACCCATTACAATCACTTTAAGACGACTTTTTGCAGCGCATCATTGTGGTGCGTTCTGACAAGGCGTTTTTTGAATGACCTATTAAGACGCTATGGATTTAATCCGCAATTTTTCTATCATCGCCCATATCGATCACGGCAAATCCACGCTTGCTGATCGCATTATTCAACTTTGTGGCGGTCTTTCTGATCGCGAAATGGAAGCTCAAGTTCTCGACTCAATGGATATTGAGCGTGAGCGTGGTATCACCATTAAAGCGCAGACTGCAGCTTTAAATTACAAAGCCAAAGACGGCAAGATTTACAACATTAATCTGATTGATACCCCGGGGCACGTCGACTTTTCTTATGAAGTGAGTCGCTCTTTGTCTGCTTGTGAAGGCGCATTGCTGGTGGTGGATGCAAGCCAAGGTGTTGAAGCTCAAACCGTCGCTAACTGTTACATGGCCCTTGAGCTTGGTGTCGAAGTTGTGCCGGTCCTCAATAAGATTGACTTGCCGCAAGCTGATCCTGATCGCGCCAAAAAAGAAATTGAAGATGTGATCGGCATTGATGCCTCGGAAGCGGTAACCTGCTCAGCCAAAACGGGCCTGGGTGTTGAGGATGTCATCGAAGAAATGATTGCTAAGGTGCCGCCACCGCAAGGCAGCGCGACAGATCCATTGCAAGCATTGATTATTGATTCCTGGTTTGACAACTACGTTGGCGTTGTCATGCTGATACGTGTAGTTAATGGCACCTTGAAGCCAAAAGAAAAAATTACCTTAATGGCAAATGGTTCAAGCCATTTGGTCGAGCACGTCGGCGTGTTTAGTCCGAAGTCGGTGGATCGTCCAGAGTTGTCTGCCGGTCAAGTAGGCTTTGTGATTGCTGGTATTAAAGAATTAAAAGCTGCTAAGGTGGGTGATACGGTTACGCATTCTCCTGGGCAACAAGGTCGTGTGCCTGCTGCTGAACCTTTGCCAGGTTTTAAAGAAGTGAAGCCTCAAGTTTTTGCTGGTTTGTATCCAGTGGAGTCGAGTGAATACGATCAGCTGCGCGAATCATTAGAAAAGTTGCAGCTAAACGATGCTTCACTCTTGTATGAGCCAGAGGTATCTCAGGCTCTTGGTTTTGGATTCCGCTGCGGTTTCTTGGGTTTGCTGCACATGGAGATTGTGCAAGAGCGCTTAGAACGTCAGTACGGCATGAATCTCATTACTACCGCGCCAACGGTGGTGTACCAAGTAGAGCAATCCGATGGCACGATTGTGTCCGTCGATAATCCGTCAAAGATGCCAGAGGCCAGCAAGATCAATACGATTCTTGAGCCTATCGTGACGGTCAATTTGTATATGCCCCAAGAGTATGTGGGTGCAATCATCACCTTGTGCGTGGGTAAGCGCGGCATTCAGATGGATATGAATTACCTCGGTCGTCAGGTCAAGCTCACTTATGAGCTGCCAATGGCGGAGATTGTTTTGGACTTCTTTGACAAGATGAAATCCATCTCACGTGGTTATGCCTCAATGGACTACGAGTTCAAAGAATATCGTCCAGCAGATGTAGTGAAGGTCGACATCCTCATTAATAGTGAGCGGGTAGATGCCCTCTCAGTGATCGTACATAGAAGCAACAGCCAGCATCGTGGTCGTGAGGTAGTTGCTAAGATGCGCGGCATTATTCCTCGTCAAATGTTTGATGTCGCTATTCAGGCTGCAATCGGCAGCAATATCGTTGCACGTGAAAACGTCAAGGCTTTACGTAAAAACGTCTTGGCCAAGTGTTATGGCGGTGACATCTCCCGTAAGCGCAAATTGCTAGAGAAACAAAAAGAAGGTAAGAAGCGCATGAAGCAGGTTGGTAACGTGGAGATTCCACAAGAAGCCTTCTTGGCTATTTTGCAGGTGGAGGATTAATGAACTTCGCCCTCATCCTTTTTATTCTGGTAATTCTTTCTGGTATTGCTTGGGTTGCTGACAAGCTGGTCTTTGCGCCTAAGAGACGTTTAGCGGGCATCGACCGTATGCCTTTGTGGCTCGAATACACGGCCGGCTTCTTCCCAGTGATTTGCGCAGTATTTGTATTGCGCTCTTTTATTGTGGAGCCGTTCAAGATTCCGTCTGGCTCGATGATTCCGACATTGCAAATTGGCGACTTTATTCTGGTGAACAAATTCACTTATGGAATTCGTTTGCCAGTGATTAATCAAAAAGTAGTCGATCTTGGCTCACCCAAACGCGGTGATGTTGTTGTGTTCCGTTACCCACGCGATGAGTCCGTTGATTACATTAAGCGTGTAGTAGCTCTGCCTGGTGATGAAATCACGTATGAAAATAAACGCCTCACCATCAATGGGCAGGCCTTGCAATATAGCGGTGGAGAGCCTTACCTCGATCCCGAAAATATGCGCTATGCCAAGCGCTTCACTGAAACTTTCCCTGCGGACTTGGGCGGCAATCGCCATGAGATTTTGAATGATCCAGATCGTCCAGCTACCGTGTTTCCAACTGAGCGTTTTCCAGGGGCTGAGTTCTGTCAGTACCAGCCATCCGGATTAACCTGCAAGGTTCCTGCTGGCCATTACTTTGCCATGGGCGATAACCGGGATAACAGTGCAGACTCGCGTTATTGGGGCTTTGTGCCCGACAAGAACATTGTTGGTAAAGCCTTCTTTGTATGGCTGAACCTGGGTAATTTGCGTCGCATTGGCGGATTCGAATAAACATTATGAACGCGCGCGCTGTCATTGATACCGCACCACTGCAAGAGCGCCTTGGCTATGTCTTTAAAAAGCCAGAGTTGCTTAATCAGGCGCTAACTCATCGTAGTCATAGTAAAAAGAATAATGAGCGCCTTGAGTTTTTAGGCGACTCTATTTTGAATTGCGTTGTTGCTGAAATGCTCTACGAGCGTTACTCAGATTTGGACGAGGG
The window above is part of the Polynucleobacter sp. AP-Kolm-20A-A1 genome. Proteins encoded here:
- the lepA gene encoding translation elongation factor 4, with the translated sequence MDLIRNFSIIAHIDHGKSTLADRIIQLCGGLSDREMEAQVLDSMDIERERGITIKAQTAALNYKAKDGKIYNINLIDTPGHVDFSYEVSRSLSACEGALLVVDASQGVEAQTVANCYMALELGVEVVPVLNKIDLPQADPDRAKKEIEDVIGIDASEAVTCSAKTGLGVEDVIEEMIAKVPPPQGSATDPLQALIIDSWFDNYVGVVMLIRVVNGTLKPKEKITLMANGSSHLVEHVGVFSPKSVDRPELSAGQVGFVIAGIKELKAAKVGDTVTHSPGQQGRVPAAEPLPGFKEVKPQVFAGLYPVESSEYDQLRESLEKLQLNDASLLYEPEVSQALGFGFRCGFLGLLHMEIVQERLERQYGMNLITTAPTVVYQVEQSDGTIVSVDNPSKMPEASKINTILEPIVTVNLYMPQEYVGAIITLCVGKRGIQMDMNYLGRQVKLTYELPMAEIVLDFFDKMKSISRGYASMDYEFKEYRPADVVKVDILINSERVDALSVIVHRSNSQHRGREVVAKMRGIIPRQMFDVAIQAAIGSNIVARENVKALRKNVLAKCYGGDISRKRKLLEKQKEGKKRMKQVGNVEIPQEAFLAILQVED
- the lepB gene encoding signal peptidase I translates to MNFALILFILVILSGIAWVADKLVFAPKRRLAGIDRMPLWLEYTAGFFPVICAVFVLRSFIVEPFKIPSGSMIPTLQIGDFILVNKFTYGIRLPVINQKVVDLGSPKRGDVVVFRYPRDESVDYIKRVVALPGDEITYENKRLTINGQALQYSGGEPYLDPENMRYAKRFTETFPADLGGNRHEILNDPDRPATVFPTERFPGAEFCQYQPSGLTCKVPAGHYFAMGDNRDNSADSRYWGFVPDKNIVGKAFFVWLNLGNLRRIGGFE